The following coding sequences lie in one Brevibacterium marinum genomic window:
- a CDS encoding ABC transporter permease: MTTPTPPTRREARELDPHDAPESDTGAGTDSDTNDAAAAKRAKAEMIGRTLAIFIMPLLFVGMMITGYLGTMHSPTANDMPVVVAGSDSNATDTKFSLDGSEPDALDVETVGDGHTAREMVYERDASAAVVVDGSKATLYTAGGAGTQQATTVTGLVMPALQDEGLDVDAQDLAPLPDDDPTGLGAMFLMTAIVMAGYLPFSVLRSNSPELLKFKRIVPILGAWAAVIAGLVWTVTCPILDIVDVKDTVAVLGIAWLGVFAISCVQLFITRLFGALGVLFGILFLMVLGMPSSNMAMPVYTMPPFFRFTHEFLPMPAIGESLRSVLYFNGTGVTGHLLVLAIGAVVGLLLTKAYDHLSHRRNPDPEPLSVNIPSLHGGRRPDSKVLRYISLVIFPLAMVTMMISFMLGAMGSPTPKDMPVTVVGSSTEQAQDTIADLEKSMGEDMFDFTATANEDEARALVEDRDAVAALVLPTEKNPEFGLIANEAGNSAAYRVVTQVFDQVASAQDMDLEVDNLTPLPDRDKNGVSVMYVAMGWILAGFMVVVVAANANPWSRPLKRMVPLTVVYAPFMSLVVALIAGPITGAVEGHFAQLWGAGTIAIFCIAMFAMVFERLLGMLAIIPVIGTLMFAGMPASNGSISEYMTPTFFSTLHEFLPMPAAVETIRSIVYFDGDVVTEHLQVLALWGLVSLALVFLIDSVKPPRTEHDFGNLHLERERERSKQLRKQAKALEGSSSAQAVASATVEDEAFETTESAGQQDSAAYTAAPTAGEGLSHRFAEAAAENPYDESPSPVGPESADRREWIPSTV, translated from the coding sequence GTGACCACCCCAACACCACCCACCCGCCGAGAGGCACGCGAGCTCGACCCTCATGACGCTCCGGAATCCGACACCGGAGCAGGCACGGATTCGGACACGAACGACGCCGCTGCCGCCAAGCGGGCCAAGGCCGAGATGATCGGCCGCACGCTCGCGATCTTCATCATGCCGCTCCTGTTCGTGGGCATGATGATCACGGGCTACCTCGGCACCATGCACTCCCCGACCGCCAACGACATGCCCGTCGTTGTGGCCGGATCGGATTCGAACGCCACGGACACGAAGTTCTCACTCGACGGCTCCGAACCGGACGCTCTCGACGTCGAGACCGTCGGAGACGGGCACACCGCACGTGAGATGGTCTACGAACGGGATGCCTCGGCGGCGGTCGTCGTCGACGGCAGCAAGGCCACGCTCTACACCGCTGGCGGTGCGGGCACACAGCAGGCCACGACCGTCACCGGTCTCGTGATGCCGGCCCTGCAGGATGAGGGGCTCGACGTCGACGCGCAGGATCTGGCTCCGCTGCCCGACGACGATCCCACCGGCCTGGGTGCGATGTTCCTCATGACGGCGATCGTCATGGCCGGCTATCTGCCCTTCAGCGTGCTGCGGTCGAACTCGCCCGAGCTGCTGAAGTTCAAGCGCATCGTCCCCATCCTCGGTGCGTGGGCAGCCGTCATCGCCGGACTCGTCTGGACCGTGACCTGCCCGATCCTCGACATCGTCGACGTCAAGGACACGGTCGCCGTCCTCGGCATCGCCTGGTTGGGTGTGTTCGCGATCTCCTGCGTGCAGCTGTTCATCACCCGACTCTTCGGGGCCCTGGGCGTTCTCTTCGGCATCCTCTTCCTCATGGTCCTCGGCATGCCGTCGTCGAACATGGCCATGCCCGTCTACACGATGCCGCCGTTCTTCCGGTTCACCCACGAATTCCTCCCGATGCCCGCCATCGGTGAGTCATTGCGTTCGGTGCTCTACTTCAACGGCACCGGTGTCACCGGGCACCTCCTGGTCCTGGCCATCGGAGCCGTCGTCGGTCTGCTGCTGACGAAGGCCTACGACCACCTCTCACACAGGCGCAACCCGGACCCCGAACCGCTGTCGGTCAACATCCCCTCGCTGCACGGTGGTCGCCGTCCGGACTCGAAGGTGCTGCGCTACATCTCACTCGTGATCTTCCCGTTGGCGATGGTGACGATGATGATCTCGTTCATGCTCGGCGCGATGGGCTCGCCCACGCCCAAGGATATGCCGGTCACGGTGGTCGGCTCGTCGACCGAGCAGGCGCAGGACACGATCGCCGACCTCGAGAAGAGCATGGGCGAGGACATGTTCGACTTCACCGCCACGGCGAACGAAGACGAGGCCCGCGCCCTCGTCGAGGATCGGGATGCGGTCGCCGCACTCGTCCTGCCGACTGAGAAGAACCCGGAGTTCGGGCTGATCGCCAATGAGGCGGGCAACAGCGCAGCGTATCGTGTCGTCACCCAGGTCTTCGACCAGGTCGCCTCGGCCCAGGACATGGATCTCGAGGTCGACAACCTCACCCCGCTTCCCGATCGGGACAAGAACGGCGTGAGTGTCATGTATGTGGCGATGGGCTGGATCCTCGCCGGCTTCATGGTCGTCGTCGTCGCTGCCAACGCCAATCCGTGGAGCCGTCCACTGAAGCGGATGGTGCCGCTGACCGTGGTCTACGCACCGTTCATGTCCCTGGTGGTGGCCCTCATCGCGGGTCCGATCACCGGCGCCGTCGAGGGACATTTCGCTCAGCTGTGGGGCGCCGGGACCATCGCGATCTTCTGCATCGCCATGTTCGCGATGGTCTTCGAGAGACTCCTCGGCATGCTTGCGATCATTCCTGTCATCGGCACGCTCATGTTCGCCGGCATGCCCGCCTCGAACGGCTCGATCTCCGAGTACATGACGCCGACGTTCTTCTCCACTCTGCACGAGTTCCTGCCGATGCCGGCGGCCGTTGAGACGATCCGTTCGATCGTCTACTTCGACGGCGACGTCGTCACCGAGCACCTGCAGGTCCTCGCGCTCTGGGGTCTCGTGTCGCTGGCACTGGTCTTCCTCATCGACAGCGTGAAGCCGCCGCGGACCGAGCACGACTTCGGCAACCTCCACCTCGAACGGGAGCGGGAACGCAGCAAGCAGCTCCGAAAGCAGGCGAAGGCTCTCGAGGGCTCGTCCTCCGCACAGGCGGTGGCGTCCGCCACCGTCGAGGACGAAGCGTTCGAGACCACGGAATCAGCAGGGCAGCAGGATTCGGCCGCCTACACTGCCGCACCCACCGCAGGTGAGGGACTGAGCCATCGGTTCGCCGAGGCGGCCGCTGAGAATCCGTACGACGAGAGTCCGAGCCCTGTGGGCCCTGAGTCGGCGGACCGGCGGGAGTGGATCCCCTCCACAGTGTGA
- a CDS encoding MgtC/SapB family protein encodes MGSHIDIFSPTGLVEAQLLLASFVLCSLIGFERQFRQKSAGYRTHVLVGIGTCAFTLVSAYGFAEVLGDDARLDPSRIAAQIVSGIGFLGAGVIFKGRNMVRGLTTAATVWVTAAVGMACGAGMLTLAMMLTALHLLTLFVIAPLIRRIPDSDHRKLLRIAYKDGSGVLRDILAVAGNMGFSNTILDSKRFESDDGVRMVQIDVKFEGKPSLHMLIPPLMELSGVDKVSMREDRVHSVDEDGDTV; translated from the coding sequence ATGGGTTCACACATCGATATCTTCTCACCGACCGGTCTTGTCGAAGCCCAGTTGCTCCTGGCCAGCTTCGTCCTGTGCTCACTGATCGGCTTCGAACGACAGTTCCGACAGAAGAGCGCCGGCTACCGCACCCATGTCCTCGTGGGCATCGGCACTTGTGCATTCACGCTGGTCTCCGCGTACGGATTCGCCGAGGTGCTCGGCGACGATGCTCGCCTGGACCCATCGCGGATCGCCGCACAGATCGTCTCGGGGATCGGCTTCCTGGGTGCGGGCGTGATCTTCAAGGGCCGAAACATGGTGCGCGGACTCACGACCGCCGCCACCGTATGGGTGACGGCCGCGGTGGGCATGGCCTGCGGAGCGGGCATGCTGACTCTGGCCATGATGCTCACCGCACTGCATCTGCTGACTCTGTTCGTCATCGCTCCCCTGATCCGCCGGATCCCCGACAGCGATCACCGCAAACTGCTGCGCATCGCCTATAAGGACGGATCGGGAGTCCTCCGCGATATCCTCGCCGTGGCCGGGAACATGGGCTTCTCGAACACGATACTCGACTCGAAGCGCTTCGAATCCGACGACGGAGTGCGGATGGTCCAGATCGACGTGAAGTTCGAGGGCAAGCCGTCCCTGCACATGCTCATCCCTCCCCTGATGGAACTCTCCGGCGTGGACAAGGTGAGCATGCGCGAGGACCGGGTCCACTCGGTCGACGAGGACGGCGACACCGTCTGA
- a CDS encoding M20 metallopeptidase family protein, with amino-acid sequence MTTDFRTEALSLTTELRDLRRELHRNPELGLELPFTQQKILDALDGLPLEITTGTGLSSVIAVLRGDKPGPTVLLRGDMDALPVTEATGLDFASVNGTMHACGHDLHVTGLVGAAKLLSAHRAELAGTVAFMFQPGEEGQGGAKIMLEEGMFETIGATPDSAYAVHVAPGPPGTFVSRPGTVMAGANTLHVTMHGKGGHSSRPEDATDPIRPLMEFGQALYSMISGSFSVFDPIVAEVTQLEAGNAVNIIPATAKLGASVRTLSAETTERFPEAAVRLAESIAAAHGCTAEVVWTEQYPVTINDDREAQFVATTLTEVFGAERYVQAPDPVMGSEDFSFVLNEVPGTFLFLFVSPQDVDPATAATNHSPEVLFDDAHLPDQAAALATLAWQRTLRG; translated from the coding sequence ATGACGACTGACTTCCGGACAGAGGCTCTGTCCCTGACCACCGAGCTGCGTGACCTGCGCCGCGAACTCCACCGCAATCCTGAGCTGGGGCTGGAGCTGCCCTTCACTCAGCAGAAGATCCTCGACGCTCTCGACGGTCTGCCGCTGGAGATCACGACGGGCACCGGTCTCAGCTCGGTCATCGCTGTGCTCCGCGGCGACAAACCCGGCCCCACGGTGCTGCTGCGCGGAGACATGGACGCCCTGCCCGTCACCGAGGCCACGGGACTCGACTTCGCATCGGTCAACGGGACCATGCACGCCTGCGGCCATGACCTGCACGTGACGGGTCTCGTCGGTGCTGCGAAGCTGCTGTCCGCACACCGGGCCGAACTCGCCGGAACCGTCGCCTTCATGTTCCAGCCCGGTGAAGAGGGTCAGGGCGGAGCGAAGATCATGCTCGAAGAGGGAATGTTCGAAACCATCGGTGCGACTCCGGACTCCGCCTACGCCGTCCATGTCGCGCCGGGGCCTCCCGGCACATTCGTCAGCCGCCCGGGCACTGTCATGGCCGGAGCCAACACCCTCCACGTGACCATGCACGGAAAAGGCGGGCACAGCTCACGCCCCGAGGACGCCACGGATCCCATCCGTCCGCTCATGGAATTCGGCCAGGCACTGTATTCGATGATCTCCGGATCGTTCAGCGTCTTCGACCCCATCGTCGCCGAGGTGACTCAGCTGGAGGCCGGCAACGCCGTCAACATCATCCCCGCGACAGCGAAGCTCGGTGCCTCCGTGCGCACACTCTCGGCAGAGACGACGGAGAGGTTCCCCGAAGCCGCAGTCCGACTGGCGGAGTCGATCGCAGCCGCGCACGGGTGCACCGCCGAGGTGGTGTGGACCGAACAGTACCCCGTGACCATCAATGACGACCGCGAGGCCCAGTTCGTCGCCACGACCCTGACCGAGGTTTTCGGCGCTGAGCGCTATGTGCAGGCTCCCGATCCGGTCATGGGCTCCGAGGACTTCTCCTTCGTGCTCAACGAGGTGCCTGGAACGTTCCTATTCCTGTTTGTCTCCCCGCAGGACGTCGATCCTGCCACCGCTGCGACGAACCATTCACCCGAGGTCCTCTTCGATGATGCGCACCTGCCGGACCAGGCCGCGGCGCTCGCCACCCTCGCATGGCAGCGCACCCTCAGAGGCTGA
- a CDS encoding metal-dependent hydrolase family protein, with amino-acid sequence MSTAYLPAANTESEHFVLRGATLIDGNGGDPVTEAEIEVKDGRIVHVGPQRTASATSAMEGVPAGDGASTGDGTTGEGPRVVDLRGKTVMPGFIDSHVHFGLSVENQAANLARFASERIVRSAVNARNTLMAGATTARDLGGTDRGVRDSIEQGLILGPRIHLAISPLSPTGGHTDFTMPNGLATMPPMPVDPIIDTDDDVRRTVRTLIRSGADVIKVCTTGGVSSPSDTPDDIGVPEEHVRLIVEEADKRAHQPVAAHAQGAEGIKAAIRGGVRSVEHGYGIDDEGIELMLGHGTFLVPTLSSALRVPDPRDVPGYLYEKKVKWSAIARERVAVATSAGVKVALGTDSGVCPHGVNLREAMHAVELGLTPMQAIVSGTRNAAELLRLSGDLGTLEEGKLADLLVVDFDPLADITALAEPDNVKAVVQGGHLVKDSAGWFQTAILGSALG; translated from the coding sequence ATGTCCACCGCCTACCTGCCAGCTGCGAACACCGAATCTGAGCACTTCGTTCTGCGCGGGGCGACCCTCATCGACGGAAACGGCGGTGATCCGGTCACCGAAGCCGAGATCGAGGTCAAGGACGGTCGCATCGTCCACGTCGGTCCACAGCGGACCGCATCGGCCACCTCGGCGATGGAGGGTGTCCCGGCCGGGGACGGCGCTTCGACGGGGGACGGTACGACGGGGGAGGGGCCTCGGGTCGTCGACCTGAGGGGCAAGACGGTGATGCCCGGGTTCATCGACTCGCATGTGCACTTCGGTCTCTCGGTCGAGAACCAGGCGGCCAACCTCGCCCGCTTCGCCTCTGAGAGAATCGTCCGCAGCGCCGTCAACGCCCGGAACACGCTCATGGCCGGGGCGACCACGGCTCGCGATCTCGGGGGCACCGACCGAGGTGTTCGCGACAGCATCGAGCAGGGACTGATCCTCGGACCGCGAATCCACCTGGCCATCTCTCCGCTGTCGCCGACCGGCGGGCACACCGACTTCACGATGCCCAACGGTCTGGCCACCATGCCGCCCATGCCCGTCGACCCGATCATCGACACCGATGACGACGTCCGTCGCACCGTGCGCACCCTCATCCGATCCGGCGCCGACGTGATCAAAGTCTGTACGACCGGCGGTGTCTCGAGCCCATCGGATACCCCCGATGACATCGGCGTCCCCGAGGAGCACGTGCGGCTCATCGTCGAAGAGGCCGACAAACGAGCACACCAGCCCGTCGCGGCGCACGCACAGGGTGCCGAAGGCATCAAAGCCGCCATCCGCGGCGGTGTCCGCTCCGTCGAGCACGGGTACGGAATCGACGACGAGGGCATCGAGCTCATGCTCGGCCACGGCACCTTTCTCGTGCCGACGCTCAGCAGTGCGCTGCGTGTGCCGGATCCGCGGGACGTCCCCGGCTACCTGTACGAGAAGAAGGTCAAGTGGTCGGCGATCGCTCGGGAGCGAGTCGCCGTGGCCACGTCCGCCGGCGTCAAGGTCGCGTTGGGCACCGACTCGGGGGTGTGCCCGCACGGAGTCAACCTGCGCGAGGCGATGCATGCCGTCGAGCTCGGACTGACTCCGATGCAGGCGATCGTGTCGGGAACGAGGAACGCGGCCGAGCTGCTGCGCCTGTCCGGTGATCTGGGCACACTCGAGGAAGGCAAACTCGCCGACCTCCTCGTCGTCGACTTCGACCCGCTGGCCGACATCACGGCGTTGGCCGAACCCGACAACGTCAAGGCCGTCGTCCAGGGCGGGCACCTGGTCAAGGACTCCGCAGGCTGGTTCCAGACCGCGATCCTCGGCTCGGCGCTCGGGTGA
- a CDS encoding TetR/AcrR family transcriptional regulator, with amino-acid sequence MTQTTSKGRPLDDELTGRVLDEVRDALDDSGFVHLRIERVAAAVGCGKTAIYRRWPSKAELVAAAILDGIDSTPLPDSGDIVEDLVEHAWQHLSNFRPDGPRGSSRNGVLLSLFDVEVIPLISERYMKQRHANGREILDRGIARGQIGSELDQDLTLDAIAGFTLFRLSIKPDAKADSDAELKDSYRRLVRSLLHLPR; translated from the coding sequence ATGACACAAACCACATCGAAGGGGCGGCCGCTCGACGACGAGTTGACCGGGCGCGTACTCGACGAGGTGCGGGACGCGCTGGATGACAGTGGTTTCGTCCATCTCCGGATCGAAAGGGTCGCCGCTGCCGTTGGCTGCGGCAAGACCGCGATCTATCGCCGCTGGCCGAGCAAGGCGGAACTCGTTGCGGCGGCCATCCTCGACGGGATCGATTCGACACCGCTGCCGGACAGCGGTGACATCGTCGAAGACCTGGTCGAACACGCCTGGCAGCATCTGTCGAACTTCCGTCCGGACGGCCCACGCGGCAGCAGCAGAAACGGCGTTCTCCTGTCGCTGTTCGACGTCGAAGTCATTCCGCTGATCTCGGAACGCTATATGAAGCAGAGACACGCCAACGGCCGCGAGATCCTGGACAGGGGCATCGCACGAGGGCAGATCGGCAGCGAGCTCGACCAGGACCTCACCCTCGACGCCATCGCCGGATTCACGCTGTTCCGACTGTCCATCAAGCCCGATGCGAAGGCAGACAGCGATGCCGAGCTCAAGGACTCCTACCGCCGACTTGTGCGGTCACTGCTGCACCTCCCGAGGTGA
- a CDS encoding TetR/AcrR family transcriptional regulator: protein MRTRIQDAALACFARKGFTGASMADIIKEADLSAGAVYVYYSSKAELTLDAGRRIMDQRVGRLDDFVQRREVPPPRQVFSELLNSILDDNPFAPLVLQVWGEASHAPGFATIAEKIFDDLLGYFEAYLQEYFRRTVGLDEDRARERAHTISPAILAMIQGAIVQAAILGDESRTKVGDAIASLLAGVEG, encoded by the coding sequence ATGCGCACGCGCATTCAGGACGCTGCGCTCGCATGCTTCGCTCGCAAGGGATTCACCGGTGCGTCCATGGCCGACATCATCAAGGAAGCCGACCTGTCCGCCGGCGCAGTCTACGTCTACTATTCGTCGAAGGCTGAGCTCACGCTCGACGCCGGCAGGAGGATCATGGACCAGCGAGTGGGGCGCCTCGACGACTTCGTCCAGAGGAGGGAGGTCCCGCCGCCGAGGCAGGTCTTCTCTGAGCTCCTGAACTCGATTCTCGATGACAATCCCTTCGCCCCACTGGTGCTGCAGGTGTGGGGCGAGGCGTCGCATGCGCCTGGCTTCGCCACGATCGCTGAGAAGATCTTCGACGATCTCCTCGGGTACTTCGAGGCCTATCTGCAGGAGTACTTTCGTCGCACGGTGGGCCTCGACGAGGACCGCGCGCGGGAGCGTGCGCACACGATCTCACCGGCGATCCTCGCGATGATTCAGGGGGCGATCGTCCAGGCCGCGATATTGGGTGACGAGTCGCGGACCAAGGTGGGCGACGCCATTGCCTCTCTGCTCGCCGGTGTCGAAGGCTGA
- a CDS encoding ABC transporter permease, producing MTTRILSSSDSAGEGAVDAPTDADASIDDKNSARRPSIGQALLAAVFAAAIVSVILLAFSWPTVTSDPKDLPIAAVGDQKQIDQIADNAPDGMLDLKEVDSRDEAKQLIREREVYGAFVLGDEPEILTSTAASPAVAQQLNGIGTQMQQRIDKQAMSGMQDGMKKMQDALKSASQAPAASGGNPGDQAQTNPGEQSQGPDTSAMEVPQVTVTDVVPLNDDDSTGAGLAIAGLPLTIGGIVGGVLTSMLVQSRRMRAVAVVAYGAIGGLSLTLILQSWFGILQGNFGLNVLAAGLAVAATAGLINGFVSLIGPAGIAIGAVLTMFIGNPIASLQAPKEFLPGAWGDIGQFFVPGASGTLLRDLSYFPDAAMAMQWWVLIGWLALGIVLILIGHLKAHSTKSATVS from the coding sequence ATGACGACCCGAATCCTCAGCAGCTCGGACTCGGCCGGCGAGGGTGCCGTAGACGCACCCACGGACGCCGACGCATCGATCGACGACAAGAACTCCGCCCGTAGGCCCAGCATCGGACAGGCCCTGCTCGCGGCAGTCTTCGCCGCGGCCATCGTCAGCGTGATCCTGCTGGCCTTCAGCTGGCCGACCGTCACGTCCGATCCCAAAGATCTCCCGATCGCCGCAGTCGGCGATCAGAAACAGATCGATCAGATCGCTGACAACGCCCCCGACGGCATGCTCGACCTCAAGGAAGTCGATTCCCGCGACGAGGCGAAACAGCTGATCCGTGAACGCGAGGTCTACGGCGCCTTCGTCCTCGGTGACGAACCCGAGATCCTCACCTCGACCGCGGCCTCCCCCGCCGTCGCCCAGCAGCTCAACGGGATCGGTACCCAGATGCAGCAGAGGATCGACAAGCAGGCGATGTCGGGCATGCAGGACGGCATGAAGAAGATGCAGGACGCGCTGAAGTCCGCGTCTCAGGCCCCGGCAGCGTCCGGAGGCAATCCCGGTGACCAGGCCCAGACCAACCCGGGCGAACAGTCCCAAGGCCCGGACACCTCGGCGATGGAGGTTCCCCAGGTCACGGTCACGGACGTCGTGCCGTTGAACGATGACGACTCCACCGGTGCCGGCCTCGCAATCGCCGGGTTGCCGTTGACCATCGGCGGAATCGTCGGTGGTGTGCTCACCAGCATGCTCGTCCAATCGCGTCGCATGCGTGCCGTCGCGGTCGTGGCATACGGTGCGATCGGCGGACTGTCCCTCACCTTGATCCTGCAGTCGTGGTTCGGCATTCTGCAGGGCAACTTCGGACTCAACGTTCTCGCAGCGGGACTCGCCGTGGCTGCGACTGCGGGACTCATCAACGGCTTCGTATCCTTGATCGGACCGGCCGGGATTGCCATCGGTGCAGTGCTGACGATGTTCATCGGCAACCCGATCGCCTCGCTTCAAGCACCGAAGGAGTTCCTCCCAGGCGCGTGGGGAGATATCGGACAGTTCTTCGTCCCGGGAGCATCGGGGACACTGCTGCGCGACCTCTCGTACTTCCCCGATGCTGCCATGGCGATGCAGTGGTGGGTGCTCATCGGCTGGCTCGCCCTAGGCATCGTTCTCATCCTCATCGGTCATCTCAAAGCCCATTCGACGAAGAGCGCAACCGTGAGCTGA
- a CDS encoding ABC transporter permease has protein sequence MNDIFGAFPFMAANFGMLMEKTGEHLIISLIPLLAAILVGVPIGIWLGHIHKGEFLAVSITNIGRALPSLALIAILIGFVGIGMLNAMIALFVLAFPPILSYAFQAVNSADRDLTKAARGMGMTPLQVLNKVELPLGLPMIISGIRTAAVLTVSSATIATIAGSGGLGDVILNQVAYGIEGVLAGALWVAVLAILVDQAFALLLRMAAPTGVKRLRVAAV, from the coding sequence ATGAATGACATTTTCGGGGCATTCCCATTCATGGCCGCCAATTTCGGAATGCTCATGGAGAAGACGGGTGAGCATCTGATCATCAGCCTCATCCCGTTGCTTGCGGCGATCCTCGTCGGCGTGCCGATCGGCATTTGGCTCGGTCATATCCACAAGGGCGAGTTCCTGGCGGTGAGCATCACCAATATCGGTCGTGCGCTGCCGAGCCTGGCGCTGATAGCGATTCTCATCGGATTCGTCGGCATCGGAATGCTCAACGCCATGATCGCTTTGTTCGTCCTCGCGTTCCCACCGATACTCAGCTACGCGTTCCAAGCGGTCAACTCTGCGGATCGTGATCTGACGAAAGCAGCGAGAGGTATGGGAATGACGCCTCTGCAGGTGCTGAACAAGGTAGAACTCCCGCTGGGTCTGCCGATGATCATCAGCGGTATTCGCACTGCGGCCGTGTTGACGGTGAGCTCCGCTACGATCGCCACCATCGCCGGCAGCGGTGGACTTGGTGACGTCATCCTCAACCAGGTGGCATACGGGATAGAGGGAGTCCTCGCCGGTGCGCTATGGGTCGCGGTTCTGGCGATACTTGTCGATCAGGCTTTCGCCCTGCTGCTGCGAATGGCGGCACCGACAGGAGTCAAGCGGCTGCGAGTGGCTGCAGTCTGA
- a CDS encoding ABC transporter permease, with protein MSGIAPAGDPVIPDYGQASECVIDNGVFCGDWFVDQWSTAFWPPLIDHIYMVVIAVAIGFIIAFAAALVAYRKKWLAGPTGIVATFLYTLPPLALFQLLVPFTGLTLLTVEIALVCFTLVIIFQAVLAGLAAVPDDVKKSAIGMGLDQRQLMVNVELPLALPSIISGLRIATVLTVSVATIAAFVVDSGLGSPILKAVSSPFNTQFIAAGALAILLAFVFDGLLVIVGKILTPWTRVRV; from the coding sequence ATGAGCGGTATCGCACCTGCAGGTGACCCGGTCATCCCCGACTACGGGCAAGCCTCGGAATGCGTGATCGACAACGGTGTCTTCTGTGGTGACTGGTTCGTCGATCAATGGTCAACGGCCTTCTGGCCGCCTCTGATCGACCACATCTACATGGTCGTCATCGCAGTGGCGATCGGATTCATCATTGCCTTTGCTGCAGCATTGGTCGCCTACCGCAAGAAGTGGCTTGCGGGCCCGACCGGGATCGTTGCTACGTTCCTCTACACGCTGCCTCCGCTCGCTCTGTTCCAATTGCTCGTGCCTTTCACCGGGCTGACGCTGCTCACCGTCGAGATCGCTCTGGTGTGCTTCACCCTCGTGATCATCTTCCAAGCTGTGCTCGCCGGCCTGGCAGCTGTGCCAGATGACGTCAAGAAGTCCGCCATCGGCATGGGACTGGACCAGCGGCAGCTCATGGTCAACGTCGAACTGCCTCTCGCCCTGCCGTCGATCATCTCCGGTCTGCGCATTGCAACAGTCCTGACCGTGAGTGTGGCGACGATCGCCGCATTCGTCGTCGACAGCGGGCTGGGGTCACCGATCCTCAAAGCCGTGTCCTCGCCGTTCAATACGCAATTCATCGCGGCTGGAGCGCTTGCGATTCTCTTGGCGTTCGTCTTCGACGGGCTCCTGGTGATCGTCGGCAAAATTCTCACACCGTGGACGAGAGTGAGGGTCTGA
- a CDS encoding ABC transporter ATP-binding protein gives MTLSSTNTSPSQTANSAIVFEQVTKLYSGQAAPALDSLDIEVKSGELVCLVGPSGGGKTTALQLVNRIVDLTSGDIRIGDRSIMDIPAIELRRTIGYAIQQSGLFPHYTVAENIATVPNILKWDKAQVKKRTTELLELVGFTPVDTWLGRYPSQLSGGQQQRVGIARALAADPPVMLMDEPFGALDPITRMAVQDEFLEIHRAVGKTTLFVTHDIDEAIKMADRIAILKPGGMLAQYGTPTEVLTQPADDFVAEFLGAERGLKRLALTTVGEVLAAKSDSEAGLQGIDSPRVESDMTLREALSAVSAAGAQGALVMERRSHLGEVTLHDLVNPPAKAMRALPVEGAGS, from the coding sequence ATGACACTTTCTTCCACCAATACGTCGCCGAGTCAGACTGCGAACTCGGCCATTGTCTTCGAACAGGTCACCAAGCTCTACTCTGGTCAGGCCGCTCCTGCCCTCGACTCGCTCGATATCGAAGTGAAGTCCGGTGAACTCGTGTGCCTCGTCGGGCCATCCGGCGGCGGTAAGACGACTGCCCTGCAGCTGGTCAATCGCATAGTCGACCTCACCAGCGGGGACATCCGCATCGGCGATCGCAGCATCATGGACATTCCCGCCATCGAGCTGCGCCGGACCATTGGCTACGCGATACAGCAGTCCGGATTGTTCCCGCACTACACGGTTGCGGAGAACATCGCGACCGTGCCGAATATCCTCAAATGGGACAAGGCACAGGTCAAGAAGCGGACCACCGAACTGCTGGAGCTGGTCGGATTCACCCCAGTCGACACTTGGCTCGGCAGATATCCCTCCCAGCTCTCCGGCGGTCAGCAGCAGCGAGTCGGAATTGCACGTGCGCTCGCTGCCGACCCTCCTGTCATGCTCATGGATGAACCCTTCGGGGCGCTCGACCCGATCACACGTATGGCCGTTCAGGACGAATTCCTCGAGATCCACAGAGCAGTCGGAAAGACGACTCTCTTCGTCACCCACGACATCGACGAGGCCATCAAAATGGCCGACCGCATTGCAATTCTCAAACCTGGGGGAATGCTCGCTCAGTACGGAACCCCGACCGAGGTGCTCACTCAGCCGGCGGACGATTTCGTCGCCGAATTCCTCGGGGCGGAACGCGGACTCAAACGCCTCGCCCTGACCACCGTCGGTGAGGTGCTTGCTGCCAAATCCGATTCCGAGGCGGGGTTGCAGGGTATCGACAGCCCGCGGGTCGAATCGGATATGACCCTGCGAGAAGCCCTCTCAGCGGTCTCCGCAGCCGGGGCACAAGGTGCACTTGTGATGGAACGGCGGAGCCACCTCGGCGAGGTCACCCTGCACGATCTGGTGAACCCACCTGCCAAAGCCATGAGGGCACTACCTGTGGAAGGCGCCGGATCATGA